A single Lactuca sativa cultivar Salinas chromosome 8, Lsat_Salinas_v11, whole genome shotgun sequence DNA region contains:
- the LOC111916835 gene encoding uncharacterized protein LOC111916835: protein MSSSSSVGSKVMRRFNPPQRTHCDCGDLVGRWTSWKTRNPGRRFIGCPNYRDSSKDCKFFDWVDPPLPNQWYKDLLLQLHNGWNGDVVEQMEEAVVEVVPAQVQGAGGVVPRWSMFWFILGLCFGLYFKIM, encoded by the exons ATGTCGTCTTCTTCATCTGTTGGAAGCAAGGTTATGCGAAGGTTCAATCCCCCTCAAAGGACACATTGCGACTGCGGTGACTTAGTTGGAAGGTGGACTTCATGGAAGACAAGAAATCCTGGAAGAAGATTCATTGGGTGCCCAAATTATAGG GATTCGAGTAAAGATTGCAAATTCTTTGATTGGGTGGATCCTCCACTCCCTAATCAGTGGTACAAGGACTTGCTCTTACAATTGCACAATGGGTGGAATGGAGATGTTGTAGAACAAATGGAAGAAGCAGTAGTAGAAGTTGTTCCAGCTCAAGTTCAAGGTGCGGGTGGTGTTGTTCCAAGGTGGTCAATGTTCTGGTTTATTTTGGGTTTATGTTTTGGTTTGTATTTTAAGATAATGTAG
- the LOC111916845 gene encoding protein NRT1/ PTR FAMILY 3.1, with product MEDINIQHKTNDGKRPKGGLITMPFIFANEVCEKLAVVGFQTNMISYLTQQIHMPMTTAANTLTNFGGTASLTPLLGAFIADSFAGRFWTITVASIIYQIGMVSLTTSAILPNLRPPPCENGQVCQEANTGQLAILYVSLLLTAIGSGGIRPCVVAFGADQFDETDEKQKTSTWKFFNWYYFCMGVSMLVAVTVIVYIQDYVGWGWGLGVPSIAMALSIVAFVFGYPLYRNMDPSGSPFTRLVQVCVAAYKKRNLPMVSDAKLLYENEELDASISVAGRLIHTKQMKFLDKAAIVTEEDYAKSRSKPNLWRLNTVHRVEELKSLLRMGPIWASGIILFTAYVQQNTFSLQQAKTMDRHLTKSFQIPAGSMSVFTLSSMLATIVFYDRVFVPIMRRFTGVERGVSFLTRMAIGFTISILATLIAGFMEIKRKNAAFAHGLMDKPHETIPIMVFWLMPQYCLHGVAEAFMSIGHLEFLYDQAPESMRSTAAALFWMAISAGNYMSTLLVTLVHRFSQGADGSNWLPDDNLNKGRLEYFYWIITLLQVFNLVYYLFCAKFYTFKPIEVVNRDRGEVDHHGKELELGSHV from the exons ATGGAAGATATCAACATCCAACACAAAACTAATGATGGAAAAAGGCCCAAAGGTGGCCTCATCACCATGCCCTTCATATTTG CAAATGAGGTGTGTGAGAAGCTTGCGGTGGTTGGATTTCAGACAAATATGATAAGTTACTTAACACAACAAATTCATATGCCGATGACAACAGCCGCCAACACCCTAACTAACTTTGGTGGCACCGCGAGCCTAACACCTTTGCTCGGGGCTTTCATAGCCGATTCCTTCGCCGGTCGGTTTTGGACCATCACCGTTGCTTCCATAATTTATCAAATT GGGATGGTATCTTTGACAACATCAGCAATACTACCAAACCTAAGACCACCACCATGCGAAAATGGACAAGTATGTCAAGAAGCCAACACGGGTCAACTCGCGATCTTATACGTATCCCTTTTGCTGACCGCAATCGGGTCGGGCGGGATCCGACCCTGTGTGGTGGCATTTGGGGCAGACCAGTTTGATGAAACCGATGAGAAACAAAAGACTAGCACGTGGAAGTTTTTTAACTGGTATTATTTTTGCATGGGGGTATCTATGCTTGTTGCAGTGACAGTTATAGTTTATATTCAAGACTATGTCGGGTGGGGATGGGGTCTTGGTGTTCCTTCGATAGCCATGGCTCTTTCGATTGTCGCCTTTGTGTTCGGGTACCCGTTGTATAGGAATATGGATCCATCGGGTAGCCCGTTTACCCGGTTGGTGCAAGTGTGTGTTGCAGCTTATAAGAAGAGAAATTTACCAATGGTTTCGGATGCTaagttgttgtatgagaatgaAGAGCTTGATGCCTCGATATCTGTTGCTGGGAGACTTATCCATACGAAACAAATGAA GTTCTTGGACAAAGCAGCCATTGTTACAGAAGAAGACTACGCAAAATCTCGATCAAAACCAAACTTATGGAGATTAAACACAGTCCACAGAGTCGAAGAACTAAAATCCCTCCTCCGAATGGGTCCAATCTGGGCATCTGGAATCATTCTATTCACAGCCTACGTTCAACAAAACACATTCTCTCTACAACAAGCCAAAACCATGGATAGACACCTCACAAAATCCTTCCAAATCCCCGCAGGATCCATGTCCGTTTTCACCTTAAGCTCCATGCTCGCCACCATCGTCTTCTACGACCGTGTCTTCGTCCCCATCATGCGGAGGTTCACAGGGGTAGAACGGGGAGTTTCTTTTCTCACAAGAATGGCGATCGGTTTTACTATATCGATTCTAGCCACACTTATAGCTGGATTCATGGAGATAAAGCGTAAAAATGCCGCTTTTGCCCATGGGTTGATGGATAAGCCTCACGAAACGATTCCGATAATGGTGTTCTGGTTGATGCCTCAGTATTGTCTGCATGGGGTGGCGGAAGCGTTCATGTCGATCGGGCATCTTGAGTTTTTGTATGATCAGGCGCCGGAAAGTATGAGGAGCACGGCGGCGGCTTTGTTTTGGATGGCGATTTCTGCGGGAAATTACATGAGTACCCTTTTGGTGACATTGGTGCATAGGTTTAGTCAAGGGGCAGATGGGTCAAATTGGCTTCCGGATGATAATTTGAATAAGGGAAGGTTGGAGTATTTTTACTGGATTATTACGTTGTTGCAGGTTTTTAATCTGGTTTACTACTTGTTTTGTGcaaaattttacacttttaaaccCATTGAAGTTGTTAATAGAGATAGAGGTGAAGTCGATCACCATGGAAAAGAACTTGAGCTTGGAAGCCATGTTTGA